A single Halarcobacter anaerophilus DNA region contains:
- the dnaK gene encoding molecular chaperone DnaK, translated as MSKVLGIDLGTTNSCMAVYEGGESKVIPNKEGKNTTPSIVAFTDKGEVLVGDPAKRQAITNPEKTIYSIKRIMGLMMDEENAKEAQSKVGYKIVNRNGAAAVEIGDKVYTPQEISAKILGKLKADAEEYLGDTVTDAVITVPAYFNDAQRKATQEAGTIAGLNVLRIINEPTAASLAYGLDKKGEEKVLVYDLGGGTFDVTVLEIGDGTFEVLSTDGNAFLGGDDFDNRIIDWLAKEFKDENGFDLKNDKMALQRLKDAAENAKKELSSAESTEINLPFISMGNAGPLHLVKSLTRAKFESMTEDLINETLQHIKTALDDAGLSKGDINEIIMVGGSTRLPKANSVVKEYFGKDLNKGVNPDEVVAAGAAVQAGVLRGDVKDVLLLDVTPLSLGIETLGGVATKLIEKGTTIPVKKSQTFSTAEDNQPAVSIHVVQGEREFAKDNKSLGMFELSDIPAAPRGVPQIEVTFDIDANGVLNVSAKDKGTGKENKITISGSSGLSDEEIEKMVNEAEANKEADEKRKEVIEVRNQADALLHSTRKTLEENEGAVNEDEKKAIIDAAADLETLLKDENATKEQIEEKVKALTEKSHKLAEAMYKKEQGGAQQGGAQPNQNAKKDDDDVIDAEVE; from the coding sequence ATGAGTAAAGTTTTAGGTATAGATTTAGGTACAACAAACTCTTGTATGGCAGTTTACGAAGGCGGTGAGTCAAAAGTTATTCCAAACAAAGAGGGAAAAAACACAACTCCGTCTATTGTAGCATTTACGGATAAAGGTGAAGTTCTTGTGGGTGATCCTGCAAAAAGACAAGCTATTACAAACCCTGAAAAGACTATCTATTCTATTAAAAGAATTATGGGTCTGATGATGGATGAAGAGAATGCTAAAGAGGCACAATCTAAAGTTGGATATAAAATCGTAAACAGAAACGGTGCTGCTGCCGTTGAGATTGGAGATAAAGTTTATACTCCACAAGAAATTTCTGCAAAAATTCTTGGAAAATTAAAAGCAGATGCAGAGGAGTATTTAGGTGATACTGTTACAGATGCCGTTATTACTGTTCCGGCATACTTTAATGATGCACAAAGAAAAGCAACTCAAGAAGCAGGTACGATTGCAGGACTTAACGTACTAAGAATTATCAACGAACCTACAGCAGCATCGCTTGCTTACGGACTTGATAAAAAAGGTGAAGAAAAAGTTCTTGTATATGATTTAGGTGGTGGTACATTTGACGTTACTGTTCTTGAAATCGGTGACGGAACATTTGAAGTACTTTCAACTGACGGTAATGCATTCCTAGGTGGAGATGATTTCGATAACAGAATTATCGACTGGTTGGCAAAAGAGTTCAAAGACGAAAACGGATTTGATCTTAAAAATGACAAAATGGCTCTTCAAAGACTTAAAGATGCAGCTGAAAATGCTAAAAAAGAGTTAAGTTCGGCAGAATCAACAGAAATTAATCTACCTTTTATCTCTATGGGAAATGCAGGACCGTTACACTTGGTTAAATCTCTAACAAGAGCAAAATTTGAGTCAATGACTGAAGATTTAATTAATGAAACTCTACAACATATTAAAACTGCTCTTGATGATGCAGGATTAAGTAAAGGTGACATTAACGAAATTATTATGGTTGGTGGGTCTACAAGACTTCCAAAAGCAAACAGCGTTGTAAAAGAGTATTTCGGAAAAGATTTAAATAAAGGTGTAAATCCTGATGAAGTTGTTGCTGCAGGTGCTGCTGTTCAAGCAGGTGTTTTAAGAGGTGATGTAAAAGATGTATTATTACTTGACGTTACACCTTTATCTCTTGGAATTGAAACTTTAGGTGGAGTTGCAACAAAATTAATTGAAAAAGGTACAACAATTCCTGTTAAAAAATCTCAAACATTCTCAACTGCTGAAGATAATCAACCGGCAGTATCAATTCATGTTGTTCAAGGAGAAAGAGAGTTTGCAAAAGATAATAAATCTTTAGGTATGTTTGAATTATCTGATATCCCTGCAGCTCCAAGAGGTGTTCCTCAAATTGAAGTAACATTTGATATTGATGCAAACGGTGTTTTAAATGTATCTGCAAAAGATAAAGGTACAGGTAAAGAGAATAAAATTACTATCTCAGGTTCGTCTGGATTAAGTGATGAAGAGATTGAAAAAATGGTAAATGAAGCAGAAGCTAACAAAGAAGCTGATGAAAAAAGAAAAGAGGTAATTGAAGTAAGAAATCAAGCTGATGCATTGTTACACTCAACTAGAAAAACACTAGAAGAGAATGAAGGTGCAGTAAACGAAGATGAGAAAAAAGCAATTATCGATGCAGCAGCTGATTTAGAAACACTTTTAAAAGATGAAAATGCTACTAAAGAACAAATTGAAGAAAAAGTTAAAGCATTAACTGAAAAATCTCATAAATTAGCTGAAGCTATGTATAAAAAAGAGCAAGGTGGAGCGCAACAAGGCGGAGCTCAACCAAATCAAAATGCAAAAAAAGATGACGATGATGTTATCGATGCAGAAGTAGAGTAA
- a CDS encoding response regulator transcription factor, with the protein MKSYSTRVLLVEDEDVARKTLSFYLNTIFDEVVVAKDGEEGASIFKKNFEQKKRFDLVLTDLKMPNKDGISMIDDMRELVPNQRFIIVSAHKNEDDLLKLINLRVLGYFVKPLNIDNMMEMLKKAKEEVLADNSHNGKSKLITLNKQYTYDKVNDKLYSEESIVKLSKKELDILKVLIDNLGDVVPVPKFKELVWNDINTNDSAFRTVMKRLKDKVKDNDFIISHKGYGYIIEKPLKK; encoded by the coding sequence ATGAAGAGCTACTCTACGAGAGTTTTATTAGTAGAAGATGAAGATGTTGCAAGAAAAACGCTCTCTTTTTATTTAAATACGATTTTTGATGAAGTTGTCGTTGCCAAAGACGGAGAAGAAGGCGCTTCTATTTTCAAAAAAAACTTTGAACAGAAAAAACGGTTTGATTTAGTTTTAACAGATTTGAAAATGCCTAATAAAGACGGTATTTCAATGATTGATGATATGCGAGAACTTGTACCTAATCAAAGATTTATAATTGTAAGTGCCCATAAAAATGAGGATGATTTGCTAAAACTTATAAACTTAAGAGTTTTGGGATATTTTGTTAAACCTTTAAATATTGATAATATGATGGAAATGCTGAAAAAAGCCAAAGAGGAAGTTTTAGCAGATAACAGTCATAACGGAAAAAGCAAATTAATAACGCTAAATAAACAATATACTTATGATAAAGTAAATGACAAACTTTATAGTGAAGAGAGTATAGTAAAACTTTCAAAAAAAGAGCTGGATATTCTAAAAGTATTAATAGATAATTTAGGGGATGTAGTTCCCGTACCTAAATTTAAAGAGCTTGTTTGGAATGATATAAATACAAACGATTCTGCTTTTAGAACAGTTATGAAAAGATTAAAAGATAAAGTTAAAGACAATGATTTTATTATCTCTCACAAAGGTTACGGTTATATTATTGAAAAACCTTTAAAAAAATAG
- the grpE gene encoding nucleotide exchange factor GrpE, whose protein sequence is MSDKQEELNNEEVVQNEEVQKESNVEQNESSEMTADEKIAELEAKLKESEDKYFRVHADFENIKKRLEKEKYQAIDYASEKFAKDLLAPIDTLEMALAAEETSKEVPSEELLSKLKEGVELTIKNFYSAFDKHDITIVDTDGEFDPNYHNAVMQVDSADHEDGQIVQVMQKGYKFKDRLLRPAMVSICKK, encoded by the coding sequence TTGAGTGATAAACAAGAAGAATTAAATAATGAAGAAGTAGTACAAAACGAAGAGGTTCAGAAAGAATCAAATGTTGAACAAAATGAGTCTTCTGAAATGACTGCTGATGAAAAAATTGCAGAACTAGAAGCAAAATTAAAAGAGAGTGAAGATAAATATTTTAGAGTTCATGCAGATTTTGAAAATATTAAAAAAAGATTGGAAAAAGAGAAATACCAAGCTATTGATTATGCAAGTGAAAAGTTTGCAAAAGATCTTTTAGCACCGATTGATACGTTGGAAATGGCTTTAGCAGCAGAAGAGACTTCAAAAGAGGTTCCCTCTGAAGAGTTATTGTCAAAGTTAAAAGAGGGAGTAGAACTAACTATTAAAAACTTCTATTCGGCTTTTGATAAACATGATATTACGATTGTTGATACAGATGGTGAATTTGATCCAAATTACCACAATGCCGTAATGCAAGTTGACAGTGCCGATCATGAAGACGGACAAATAGTTCAAGTAATGCAAAAAGGGTATAAATTTAAAGATAGATTATTAAGACCGGCAATGGTCTCAATCTGCAAAAAGTAA
- a CDS encoding LptF/LptG family permease: MKLRQYLFNQLALTFFPIFLGLYFITSIIFLVKIASLTSVITINFFELIKLYGFMMPSIIFYTLPVSFFISVAITLSKLSNEYELIVVTSFGLNPLKILKIFLPITIFISLSLMVVSLGLIPKTKYEREVFMDKKQTEANFNIKASEFGQNLGKWLIFIERKDEKFYHNVKLFKTQNNQDQFIIAKNATLNNDEGELSFKLFEGKSFHIQDEEFNQIDYSNMTIFNNIRNNHSGYTFIDSYNYWKHYLLDDDSETQKFAYYILLSLFPLLSLLIAVNYGYYNPRYEKSKAVQWCAFYIVIYYSLISFLTKQVYLHSLYIIPVLWISWSYFLYTRSVKKQY, encoded by the coding sequence TTGAAATTAAGACAATATTTATTTAACCAGTTAGCTTTAACTTTTTTCCCTATCTTTTTGGGCTTATATTTTATTACATCAATTATTTTTTTAGTTAAGATTGCATCTTTAACTTCAGTTATTACTATTAACTTTTTTGAGTTAATCAAACTTTACGGTTTTATGATGCCTTCAATAATCTTTTATACGCTTCCCGTATCTTTTTTTATTTCCGTTGCTATTACTTTGTCAAAACTTTCAAATGAGTATGAACTTATTGTTGTAACTTCTTTTGGATTAAATCCTTTAAAAATCTTAAAAATTTTTCTGCCTATAACAATTTTTATCTCTTTGTCTTTGATGGTTGTATCTTTGGGTCTTATTCCTAAAACAAAGTATGAAAGAGAAGTTTTTATGGATAAGAAACAGACAGAAGCAAATTTTAATATAAAAGCCTCCGAATTTGGTCAAAACTTGGGTAAGTGGCTTATTTTTATTGAAAGAAAAGATGAAAAATTTTATCACAATGTTAAACTTTTTAAAACTCAAAATAATCAAGATCAGTTTATTATTGCAAAAAATGCAACTTTAAATAATGATGAAGGGGAACTTAGTTTTAAACTCTTTGAAGGAAAATCTTTTCATATTCAAGATGAAGAGTTTAATCAAATCGATTATTCGAATATGACTATTTTCAATAATATTAGAAACAACCACTCAGGTTATACTTTTATAGATTCTTATAACTATTGGAAACACTATTTGTTAGATGATGACTCGGAAACGCAAAAATTTGCATATTATATTCTTTTGTCTCTTTTCCCTCTTCTATCTTTACTTATTGCCGTTAATTACGGATATTATAATCCTCGTTATGAAAAGAGTAAAGCCGTTCAATGGTGTGCTTTTTATATAGTAATTTACTACTCTTTAATTAGCTTTTTGACAAAACAAGTCTATCTTCACTCTTTATATATAATACCTGTATTGTGGATAAGCTGGAGTTATTTTTTATATACAAGAAGTGTTAAAAAGCAGTATTAA
- the truA gene encoding tRNA pseudouridine(38-40) synthase TruA: MNAKFTISYDGTCFQGSQTQPNGLSVEDSIQKVFKQLNINTKITLSGRTDKDVHATGQVFNCKIPSYWENLQKLKDVLNRHLPSSIKIKDIKIVKNDFHSRFHAKKRVYRYLVSKKETTVFNSKYISHIKKFDEEKIKKAIKLFEGVHDFEYFHKKGSDKDNTVREVYEAEFYKYRDIYVFKFCANSYLRSQIRLMVGFLIKVGEGKLLIEDLEAQLNKKKHIFRIPASPYGLYLTKVYY; encoded by the coding sequence ATGAATGCAAAATTTACTATCAGTTATGACGGTACTTGTTTTCAAGGAAGTCAAACCCAGCCAAACGGCTTAAGTGTAGAAGATAGTATTCAAAAAGTTTTTAAGCAGTTAAATATTAATACAAAAATCACTTTAAGCGGAAGAACAGATAAAGATGTTCATGCAACAGGGCAGGTTTTTAACTGTAAAATACCCTCTTACTGGGAAAATTTACAAAAGCTAAAAGATGTTTTAAACAGACATCTTCCTTCCTCTATAAAAATAAAAGATATAAAAATAGTTAAAAACGATTTTCACTCAAGGTTTCATGCTAAAAAAAGGGTATACAGATATTTAGTCTCAAAAAAAGAGACAACCGTATTTAATTCAAAATATATCTCTCATATAAAAAAGTTTGATGAAGAAAAGATAAAAAAAGCAATAAAACTTTTTGAAGGGGTTCATGATTTTGAATATTTCCATAAAAAAGGCAGTGATAAAGATAATACCGTAAGAGAAGTTTATGAAGCAGAATTTTATAAATACAGGGATATATATGTTTTTAAATTTTGTGCCAACTCATATTTACGTTCCCAAATCAGACTTATGGTCGGATTTTTAATAAAAGTCGGAGAGGGCAAACTTTTAATAGAAGATTTAGAAGCCCAACTTAATAAGAAAAAACATATTTTTAGAATTCCTGCATCACCTTACGGTTTGTACCTGACAAAGGTATATTACTGA
- a CDS encoding PAS domain-containing protein, with protein MFKKRKFYNLSDIKKHLVFTPLIFVFISAIVSIIVTTFILEFKKNNEISLVLQEDKFQKEKILNTFIDDIKFNASASFDSEEISLREAVISLYGFINFFDENIKVEEIREKIEELEQRSGFDFVLFNKDSNEILYGQNIIDYLKTITGSSLEIENFRHHMLRNISYIGVDSLIYWIDKQKRKIRLSYFKFLDKKGLYLGAFSKIDDMKDSTRKVIQNSIVQKSKYYKNSYFWFYDYDKGYVFNYYNRGQKIEAKSILDRDILYSSNIILKKDTKKIEDSKSSDTYNFRKYNFLVSIRSDFLAREISKIKYEYNSNLSISIAIISLISLFLIIASYLFAKFTNKIFHRYNKRLETKNIMYKKWKERYELAIIASNDGLWDIDLKTNHIYFSKKWLDMFCYKDGDINTLDEWFNLIHKDDVSTVRQKLETHLKGQSEHFICEYRIKDKKNRFKWIFVRGKAFEDKHHKRMLMMSMDIEQRKKLTKELKYVDLLVEYGRIVIFKWKNDENLTIEYLSKSISSYGYIVEDFESKRVKFFDFVHEDDVEKVKKGLFEAIKRDDKSFTKIYRVRDKNREIRWIFNRTIFLKDDFGNVTHLYGYINDITRMKLTQEQLKQKVKEEVAKNIEMDRMLVHQSKLAAMGEMLGNIAHQWRQPLNNINLLIHYIKDSYGTLSKKELDETINDADVQIEYMSQTIDDFRNFYQPNKDKIKFDIKEAIIECLNIVETQFEKYGVAISMDAQNISIFNYKNEFEQVILNILNNANDAVIVKKDKTDFSPWIRISVKKKKEEVEITISNNCGEIPKKIIDRIFEPYFTTKFENQGTGIGLFMAKTIIEKNMNGKIFVHNIKEGVVFTIVLPI; from the coding sequence ATGTTTAAAAAAAGAAAATTTTATAATCTTTCGGATATAAAAAAACATCTGGTTTTTACTCCCTTAATTTTTGTTTTTATTAGTGCAATAGTATCTATAATTGTTACTACTTTTATTTTAGAGTTTAAAAAAAACAATGAAATCTCCCTTGTTCTTCAAGAAGACAAGTTTCAAAAAGAGAAGATTTTAAATACTTTTATAGATGATATTAAATTTAATGCAAGTGCCTCTTTTGACAGTGAAGAGATCTCTTTAAGAGAGGCTGTAATCTCTTTATACGGTTTTATAAATTTTTTTGATGAAAATATAAAAGTAGAAGAGATTAGAGAAAAGATAGAGGAGTTAGAACAACGAAGCGGTTTTGATTTTGTTTTGTTTAACAAAGACTCTAATGAAATTTTGTACGGACAAAATATAATTGATTATCTAAAAACAATCACAGGTTCAAGTTTAGAAATAGAAAATTTCAGACACCATATGTTAAGAAATATATCATATATAGGAGTAGACAGTCTTATTTATTGGATTGATAAGCAAAAAAGAAAAATAAGATTAAGCTATTTTAAATTTTTAGATAAAAAAGGTTTGTATTTAGGGGCTTTTTCAAAAATCGATGATATGAAAGACAGTACAAGAAAAGTTATTCAAAACTCTATTGTACAAAAGAGCAAATATTATAAAAACAGCTATTTTTGGTTTTATGATTATGATAAAGGGTATGTTTTTAACTATTATAACAGAGGGCAGAAAATAGAAGCAAAGTCTATTTTAGACAGAGATATTTTATATAGTTCCAATATTATTCTAAAAAAAGATACAAAAAAGATAGAAGATTCAAAAAGTAGCGATACTTACAATTTTAGAAAATACAATTTTCTAGTCTCTATTAGAAGTGATTTTTTAGCCCGGGAAATATCTAAAATAAAGTATGAATATAACTCTAACCTTTCAATCTCTATTGCAATTATTTCGCTTATTTCGCTTTTTTTGATTATTGCTTCTTATCTTTTTGCAAAGTTTACCAATAAAATTTTTCACAGATATAATAAAAGATTAGAGACAAAAAACATAATGTATAAAAAGTGGAAAGAGAGGTATGAACTTGCCATTATCGCTTCAAATGACGGTTTATGGGATATTGATTTAAAAACCAATCATATCTATTTTTCTAAAAAATGGTTAGATATGTTTTGTTATAAAGACGGAGATATCAATACTTTGGATGAGTGGTTTAATCTTATTCATAAAGATGATGTCTCAACAGTTAGACAAAAACTTGAAACTCATTTAAAAGGGCAGAGTGAACACTTTATTTGTGAATATAGAATTAAAGATAAAAAAAACAGATTTAAATGGATTTTCGTAAGAGGTAAAGCTTTTGAAGATAAACATCATAAAAGAATGCTTATGATGTCTATGGATATTGAACAGAGAAAAAAACTTACAAAAGAGTTAAAATATGTAGATTTATTGGTTGAATACGGAAGAATCGTAATCTTTAAATGGAAAAATGATGAAAATTTAACTATAGAATATCTCTCTAAATCAATAAGTTCATATGGATATATCGTTGAAGATTTTGAGAGCAAAAGGGTTAAATTTTTTGATTTTGTTCATGAAGATGATGTTGAAAAGGTAAAAAAAGGTCTTTTTGAGGCTATAAAAAGAGATGACAAATCTTTTACCAAAATCTATAGAGTAAGAGATAAAAACAGAGAAATAAGATGGATATTTAACAGAACAATTTTTTTAAAAGATGATTTTGGAAACGTAACACATTTATACGGATATATAAATGATATAACCAGAATGAAATTGACACAAGAACAATTAAAACAAAAAGTAAAAGAGGAAGTAGCAAAAAATATAGAGATGGACAGAATGTTGGTTCATCAAAGTAAACTTGCGGCAATGGGAGAAATGCTGGGGAATATTGCCCATCAATGGAGACAACCTTTAAATAATATAAATCTTCTAATTCATTATATAAAAGACAGTTACGGAACTCTTTCAAAAAAAGAGTTAGATGAAACGATAAACGATGCCGATGTTCAAATAGAGTATATGTCTCAAACAATAGATGATTTTAGAAATTTTTATCAACCAAATAAAGATAAAATCAAATTTGATATAAAAGAAGCGATAATCGAGTGTTTAAATATAGTTGAAACACAATTTGAAAAATATGGCGTTGCCATAAGTATGGATGCTCAAAATATCTCTATCTTTAACTATAAAAATGAGTTTGAACAGGTTATTTTAAATATTTTAAATAATGCAAATGATGCTGTTATCGTAAAAAAAGATAAAACAGATTTTTCTCCTTGGATTAGGATTTCAGTAAAGAAGAAAAAAGAAGAAGTAGAGATAACTATCTCTAATAACTGCGGTGAAATACCTAAAAAAATTATTGATAGAATCTTTGAACCTTATTTTACTACGAAGTTTGAAAACCAAGGTACGGGAATAGGACTTTTTATGGCGAAAACAATTATCGAAAAAAATATGAACGGTAAGATTTTTGTACATAATATTAAAGAGGGTGTTGTTTTTACAATAGTTTTACCCATTTAA
- a CDS encoding heat-shock protein: MIDKKEFLLHSIIRAYIEHLEPIGSTQLKNMYDITYSPATIRGYFKKLGEEGFLAQEHVSSGRTPTTEALKYYWSDKLNFKLDFVDEKAIAYLSKDIGLTVFIQDQKSDILKNILNVENRYMILEFSTFSITVKFTDALFRFLSDMVGLELIHIVNISKQVGAYEIYEKVSQYMQNKNFHIYNTKEFFSLALKYNLDEESINSFLKGRILDSIDEDLYFDNIVPKGYIGICHNCKVGKKDVKMLVVGELSKDYEYFYNKITMN, translated from the coding sequence ATGATTGACAAAAAAGAGTTTTTATTACATTCAATTATTAGAGCATATATTGAGCATTTAGAGCCTATTGGTTCTACACAACTTAAAAATATGTATGATATTACATATTCACCGGCGACAATTAGAGGTTATTTTAAAAAGCTCGGTGAAGAGGGTTTCTTGGCTCAAGAACATGTAAGTAGCGGAAGAACTCCTACAACAGAAGCTTTAAAATATTATTGGAGTGATAAACTTAATTTTAAACTTGATTTTGTTGATGAAAAAGCAATTGCGTATCTTTCAAAAGATATTGGATTAACGGTCTTTATTCAAGATCAAAAATCTGATATATTGAAAAATATTTTAAATGTGGAAAACAGATATATGATTTTGGAGTTTTCAACATTTTCAATTACCGTAAAATTTACAGATGCATTATTCAGATTTTTAAGCGATATGGTCGGTTTGGAGTTGATTCATATAGTAAATATCTCTAAACAAGTCGGAGCTTATGAAATTTATGAAAAAGTCAGTCAATATATGCAAAATAAAAATTTTCATATTTACAATACGAAAGAATTTTTCTCTTTGGCACTTAAATATAACCTTGATGAAGAGAGTATTAACTCTTTTTTAAAAGGTAGAATTTTAGACTCTATTGATGAAGATCTATATTTTGATAATATAGTTCCCAAAGGCTACATAGGAATATGTCATAACTGCAAAGTAGGAAAAAAAGACGTTAAAATGTTAGTCGTGGGTGAATTGTCAAAAGATTATGAATATTTTTATAATAAGATAACTATGAATTAG
- the mltA gene encoding murein transglycosylase A yields MKILSTVTIFFILLFSGCSQKEPLNLQTLPISQAKVKKINFTDIQGFYKDNLPLAFEVFKKDCRRSKKYELFKEVCKKAEGYTDASKFFTENFTPYELYSSSGVDKGVITGYYEPLLKGSRTESSVYKYPVYKTPEDMLVVDLSDAYPELKKYRLRGKLVDGKIVAYDDRKELNQRDDLEPICFVDDRIELFFLQIQGSGKIQLDTGEIINVGYANQNGHKYKGIGGMLLKEGVLKGYGASMQGIKAYLEDNPQRMDEVLYKNRSYIFFTEKLKGATGALGSELVGGRNLAVDRRYIPLGLPVFINTKNSVTQENIDRLMVAADTGGAIKGEIRADFFFGDGQKAELYAGGMKESGKLTILVPNN; encoded by the coding sequence ATGAAAATCTTATCTACTGTTACAATATTTTTTATTTTACTGTTTAGCGGGTGTTCTCAAAAAGAACCGCTCAATCTACAAACCTTGCCTATTTCACAAGCCAAAGTTAAAAAGATAAATTTTACGGATATTCAAGGCTTTTATAAAGATAATCTTCCTTTGGCATTTGAAGTTTTTAAAAAAGATTGCCGAAGATCAAAAAAATATGAACTATTTAAAGAGGTATGTAAAAAAGCAGAAGGCTATACAGATGCTTCAAAGTTTTTTACGGAAAACTTTACTCCTTATGAACTTTATAGCAGCAGCGGAGTAGACAAAGGAGTTATAACAGGATATTATGAACCTTTGTTAAAGGGAAGTAGAACCGAAAGTTCGGTATATAAATATCCTGTTTATAAAACTCCTGAAGATATGCTTGTTGTTGATTTAAGCGATGCTTACCCCGAACTAAAAAAATACAGATTAAGAGGAAAATTAGTAGACGGGAAAATAGTTGCTTATGATGATAGAAAAGAGCTTAATCAAAGAGATGATTTAGAACCTATATGTTTTGTTGATGATAGAATTGAACTCTTCTTTTTACAAATACAAGGTTCAGGTAAAATTCAATTAGATACAGGGGAAATAATCAATGTCGGTTATGCAAATCAAAACGGACATAAATATAAAGGCATCGGCGGTATGCTACTAAAAGAGGGAGTATTAAAAGGTTACGGTGCTTCAATGCAGGGAATCAAAGCATATTTAGAAGATAATCCCCAAAGAATGGATGAAGTTTTATATAAAAACAGAAGTTATATCTTTTTTACCGAAAAGCTAAAAGGAGCAACGGGAGCTTTGGGAAGTGAACTTGTGGGAGGAAGAAATTTAGCCGTGGATAGAAGATATATTCCTTTAGGACTTCCTGTTTTTATAAATACTAAAAATTCGGTTACGCAAGAAAATATTGACAGACTTATGGTTGCAGCAGATACGGGAGGAGCAATTAAAGGAGAAATCAGAGCAGATTTTTTCTTTGGAGACGGACAAAAAGCGGAACTTTATGCCGGAGGAATGAAAGAGAGTGGAAAACTTACTATTTTAGTGCCTAATAATTAG
- a CDS encoding TAXI family TRAP transporter solute-binding subunit — protein sequence MIKTIFLLFLLNTFLLSSEFITIGTGSVTGTYYPTGGAICKIVNKYKKETKIRCSVEATDASVYNIKAIDEGDLDFGIAQSDTVYQAVHGIKKFKNHPIKKLRAVMSIYTELFSLVTRNDANIRSIEDIKGKRINIGNAGSGNEATTMTLLNELGIKLSDFSYVGRLKAGEAPDALKNNLIDGYFYMVGHPTANIKDASINTDIYLTPLKGKVINNFIKRNPYYIKDIIPGHLYKGVDKPVPTFGAKAVLITSSDASSKAVYTLVKAILEDFEEFKKLHPVYKYITKKSLLEGLSAPLHEGAAKYFKENNFIK from the coding sequence ATGATAAAAACCATTTTTCTCCTATTTCTTTTAAATACTTTTCTTCTTAGTTCCGAGTTTATTACAATCGGTACGGGAAGCGTTACAGGAACTTATTATCCAACAGGCGGAGCTATTTGCAAGATTGTAAATAAATATAAAAAAGAGACGAAAATCAGATGTTCGGTAGAAGCAACGGATGCTTCCGTTTATAATATTAAAGCTATTGACGAAGGTGACTTGGATTTCGGTATTGCCCAATCAGATACGGTTTATCAGGCAGTTCACGGAATAAAAAAATTTAAAAACCATCCAATAAAAAAACTGCGGGCAGTAATGTCTATATACACGGAACTTTTCTCCCTTGTTACAAGAAACGATGCAAATATTAGAAGTATTGAAGATATAAAAGGAAAAAGAATAAATATCGGTAATGCAGGTTCGGGAAACGAGGCAACGACAATGACACTGCTAAACGAATTGGGAATTAAACTTTCGGACTTTTCATATGTAGGAAGATTAAAAGCGGGAGAAGCCCCCGATGCGCTAAAAAATAATTTAATAGACGGATATTTTTATATGGTAGGTCACCCAACTGCAAATATTAAAGATGCTTCAATTAATACGGATATTTATTTAACACCTTTAAAAGGTAAAGTTATAAATAACTTTATAAAAAGAAATCCCTATTATATAAAAGATATTATTCCCGGACATCTTTATAAAGGAGTAGATAAACCTGTTCCAACTTTTGGCGCAAAAGCTGTACTTATTACAAGTTCTGATGCAAGTTCAAAAGCTGTTTACACTTTGGTTAAGGCTATTTTGGAAGATTTTGAAGAGTTTAAAAAACTACATCCCGTATATAAATATATTACGAAAAAATCTCTGCTTGAAGGATTAAGCGCACCGCTTCATGAAGGGGCAGCTAAATACTTCAAAGAGAATAACTTTATAAAATAA